Proteins encoded by one window of Tunturibacter psychrotolerans:
- a CDS encoding Gfo/Idh/MocA family protein, protein MSEFSRRRFLQTGSGLAMSAVLPGAVMLGEEQAQPVASGDRVRFASIGVGIQGSQLLRNAVSLPQAQCVAACDLYDGRHMLAKEIAGPNIKTTRRYQEILEDKDIEAVIVAVPDHWHKQVTVDAIRAGKDVHCEKPMAHTIPEGEEMVAAVKGSKNFVQVGSQRVSSKVFAKAKELYDSGAIGEVHQVELQLGRNSPGGAWVYPPPLDLSPETLDWVTWQGTAPKKAFDPIAFARWRAFHEYGTGMAGDLMVHLLTGMQFVTGINAIPDRAYSIGGIYRWKDGRNMPDLMVTSFEYGNVPVTVRLTLGTETPEVTRVMGPKGVIEISNTNTVTLIPELGVDRSPAYGINGFPAAMHAQYEKQWHAEHDAFLAEHPLDDTMMWKGPSWDELRPHLATFFDAVRSRKPVVEDVVFGHHAAAACHMANASYFEKKVILKTA, encoded by the coding sequence ATGTCGGAGTTTTCGCGGAGACGGTTTTTGCAGACGGGGAGCGGGTTGGCGATGTCGGCGGTGTTGCCGGGTGCGGTGATGCTTGGGGAAGAACAGGCGCAACCCGTCGCGAGTGGGGACCGGGTGAGATTCGCGAGCATCGGGGTGGGGATTCAGGGGTCCCAGTTGTTAAGGAACGCTGTGAGTCTGCCGCAGGCGCAGTGTGTGGCGGCGTGCGATCTGTATGACGGGCGGCATATGCTTGCGAAAGAGATTGCTGGACCGAATATCAAGACGACGCGGCGCTATCAGGAGATTCTGGAGGATAAGGATATTGAGGCGGTGATTGTTGCGGTGCCGGATCACTGGCATAAGCAGGTGACCGTCGACGCGATTCGCGCGGGGAAGGATGTGCACTGCGAGAAGCCGATGGCGCACACGATCCCCGAGGGCGAGGAGATGGTTGCGGCGGTGAAGGGAAGCAAGAACTTTGTCCAGGTTGGTTCGCAGCGGGTGAGCTCGAAGGTGTTTGCGAAGGCGAAGGAGTTGTATGACTCGGGCGCGATTGGCGAGGTGCATCAGGTGGAGTTGCAGTTGGGGAGGAACTCACCTGGTGGTGCGTGGGTGTATCCGCCGCCGCTTGATCTGTCGCCGGAGACGCTGGACTGGGTGACGTGGCAGGGGACTGCGCCTAAGAAGGCGTTCGACCCGATTGCGTTTGCGCGGTGGCGTGCGTTTCATGAGTACGGCACGGGCATGGCGGGCGATCTGATGGTGCATCTGCTGACGGGGATGCAATTTGTAACTGGCATCAACGCAATTCCGGATCGAGCTTATTCGATTGGGGGGATCTATCGCTGGAAGGATGGGCGGAATATGCCGGACCTGATGGTGACCTCGTTTGAATATGGCAATGTGCCGGTGACGGTGCGGTTGACGCTGGGGACGGAGACGCCTGAGGTCACTCGGGTGATGGGGCCGAAGGGTGTTATTGAGATTTCGAACACCAATACGGTGACGTTGATTCCTGAACTGGGAGTTGATCGCTCGCCGGCTTATGGGATCAACGGGTTTCCGGCTGCGATGCATGCGCAGTATGAGAAGCAGTGGCATGCAGAGCACGATGCGTTTCTGGCGGAGCATCCGCTGGATGACACGATGATGTGGAAGGGGCCGTCGTGGGATGAGCTGAGGCCGCACCTGGCTACGTTCTTCGATGCGGTGAGGTCGAGGAAGCCTGTGGTGGAGGATGTGGTGTTTGGGCATCATGCGGCGGCGGCTTGCCACATGGCGAACGCTTCTTACTTCGAGAAGAAGGTGATCCTGAAGACTGCCTAG
- a CDS encoding enoyl-ACP reductase FabI — MIDLKGKVAVVFGLANKRSIAWGIAQKLSEAGATLAICYQNERLQREAEELAADLPNTKTFRCDVSIDADIDSVFEQLKSAYGKIDILVHSIGFAPNIKNNVLNTAREDFRIAHDISVYSLIALARAAEPLMAEGSSILTLTYYGAEKVFPNYNIMGVAKAGLEAAVRYLASDLGAKKIRVNAISAGPIKTLAARGISDFTSILTAVEQRAPLHRNVDQLEVGNAAMFLSSDLASGITGEITFVDCGFNVTGL, encoded by the coding sequence ATGATTGACCTCAAAGGCAAAGTAGCCGTCGTCTTCGGCCTCGCCAACAAACGCAGCATCGCCTGGGGCATAGCCCAGAAGCTCTCCGAAGCCGGCGCCACCCTCGCCATCTGCTACCAGAACGAGCGCCTCCAGCGCGAAGCCGAAGAACTCGCCGCCGATTTGCCCAACACCAAAACCTTCCGCTGCGACGTCTCCATCGACGCCGACATCGACAGCGTCTTCGAGCAACTCAAATCCGCCTACGGAAAAATCGACATCCTCGTCCACTCCATCGGCTTCGCTCCCAACATCAAGAACAACGTCCTCAACACCGCCCGTGAAGACTTCCGCATCGCTCACGACATCAGCGTCTACTCCCTCATCGCGCTCGCCCGCGCCGCCGAACCCCTCATGGCCGAAGGCAGCTCCATCCTCACCCTCACCTACTACGGCGCAGAAAAGGTCTTCCCCAACTACAACATCATGGGCGTAGCCAAAGCCGGCCTCGAAGCCGCGGTCCGCTACCTCGCCTCCGACCTCGGCGCGAAGAAGATCCGAGTCAACGCCATCTCCGCAGGTCCCATCAAAACCCTCGCTGCGCGCGGCATCAGCGACTTCACCAGTATCCTTACCGCAGTCGAACAACGCGCCCCACTCCACCGTAACGTAGACCAGCTCGAAGTGGGTAACGCAGCCATGTTCCTCTCAAGCGATCTAGCCAGCGGTATCACCGGCGAAATCACTTTCGTAGACTGCGGCTTCAACGTCACCGGCCTGTAA
- a CDS encoding N-acetylmuramoyl-L-alanine amidase family protein yields MTLPANPIAARLVLALLTSLAAASLSAQQPLPRTVIFLDPAHGGSDSGARLSDNLPEKSLTLSFAARLRTALSSPGFSVIATRDSDPTASFTTDQRAEIANHSHPTACLILHATAGGNGIHIITSDLPPPDGNEADTRRPIPWDTAQSASIPQSVGLANTLGLALLHARLPVLLSRASLRSLDNLTCPAVAIEIAPLTPADGDTTPVSDANYQQQIAQAIATGLTTWRRNLGAPAGVTR; encoded by the coding sequence TTGACTCTCCCCGCTAACCCCATCGCCGCGCGCCTCGTACTCGCTCTCCTGACGAGCCTCGCCGCTGCCTCCCTTTCAGCCCAGCAACCCCTACCTCGCACCGTCATCTTCCTTGACCCAGCCCACGGCGGCTCCGATTCGGGCGCCCGGCTCTCCGACAATCTCCCCGAAAAGAGCCTCACCCTCTCCTTCGCTGCCCGCCTTCGCACTGCCCTCTCCTCCCCTGGCTTCTCCGTCATCGCCACCCGCGACTCCGACCCTACAGCCTCCTTCACCACCGACCAGCGCGCCGAAATAGCCAATCACTCCCATCCCACCGCCTGCCTCATTCTCCACGCCACCGCCGGCGGCAACGGCATTCACATCATCACCTCCGACCTCCCTCCGCCCGACGGCAACGAAGCCGACACGCGACGCCCGATTCCCTGGGACACCGCTCAATCCGCCTCCATCCCGCAAAGCGTAGGCCTGGCCAACACCCTCGGCCTCGCCCTCCTTCACGCCAGGCTCCCCGTCCTGCTCAGCCGCGCCTCCCTTCGCTCTCTCGACAACCTGACCTGCCCCGCCGTCGCCATCGAGATCGCCCCCCTCACCCCCGCCGACGGTGACACAACCCCCGTAAGCGACGCCAATTACCAACAGCAGATAGCCCAGGCCATCGCCACCGGCCTCACCACCTGGCGCAGAAACCTGGGCGCTCCCGCCGGAGTCACGCGATGA
- a CDS encoding GerMN domain-containing protein, producing MIPRYQRILFWSLFAGIFLMSAFLLRGCQQAHKRLAALNDATPIAAPTATSTEDVTLYLANDTDASITPTTESLALPQAPTLRARTLLDHLLTAYSLPTSKHPLQSGPAVDDVFLLGEPPNSPNKPSTSSAPTEAKQLAIVNLRGSFVDNHPSGIQVEALTLQSIIGTLHAALPEVTSIRFLVDGQPHDTLAGHADLLRTYPAVDTTVHPAPPTETPQL from the coding sequence ATGATCCCCCGCTACCAGCGCATTCTCTTCTGGAGCCTCTTCGCCGGCATCTTCCTCATGTCCGCCTTTCTGCTCCGCGGCTGCCAGCAGGCACACAAGCGCCTCGCCGCCCTCAACGACGCCACCCCCATCGCCGCTCCGACAGCCACCAGCACAGAGGACGTCACCCTCTACCTCGCCAACGACACCGACGCCTCCATCACACCAACCACCGAATCCCTCGCGCTCCCCCAGGCCCCCACTCTCCGCGCCCGCACCCTGCTCGATCACCTCCTCACTGCCTACTCTCTCCCCACCTCGAAACATCCACTCCAAAGCGGCCCAGCAGTCGACGACGTCTTCCTGCTCGGCGAACCGCCCAACTCTCCCAACAAACCCTCAACGAGTTCTGCCCCAACCGAAGCCAAACAGCTGGCCATCGTCAATCTCCGCGGCTCTTTCGTAGACAACCACCCCTCAGGCATTCAGGTCGAAGCCCTCACCCTGCAATCGATCATCGGGACTCTCCATGCCGCTCTTCCCGAGGTCACCAGTATCCGTTTCCTCGTCGACGGCCAGCCGCACGACACCCTCGCCGGTCACGCCGATCTCCTCCGCACCTATCCAGCGGTCGACACCACCGTTCACCCGGCCCCGCCCACCGAAACTCCTCAGTTATAA
- a CDS encoding EVE domain-containing protein — MAFLLKTEPTKYSFDDLERDGETTWDGISNPQALLNLRGMKKGENLVIYHSNVGKAAVGLAKVVSVDATDPKNPQVRIKPVKRLKAEKTLADMRTAAVFKDSILFRQFRLSVVPLTDAQYDWLTA; from the coding sequence ATGGCATTCCTGCTAAAGACCGAACCGACCAAATACTCCTTCGACGACCTCGAACGCGACGGCGAGACCACGTGGGACGGTATCTCCAACCCTCAGGCTCTTCTCAACCTCCGCGGCATGAAAAAGGGCGAAAATCTCGTCATTTATCACTCCAACGTTGGCAAAGCGGCCGTGGGCTTGGCGAAAGTAGTCTCCGTCGACGCCACCGATCCCAAAAACCCACAAGTTCGCATCAAGCCGGTCAAGCGGCTCAAAGCCGAGAAGACCCTCGCCGACATGCGCACCGCCGCCGTCTTCAAAGATTCAATCCTGTTTCGCCAGTTCCGCCTCTCCGTCGTCCCTCTCACCGACGCGCAGTACGACTGGCTGACAGCCTAG
- a CDS encoding DinB family protein, which produces MTISEILLQDFDTEVSNTRRTLERVPEGKTDWKCHDKSMPFGRLAMHCATLLMFGHYILEDDGMDMANSKRPHMPLEFTTRENALKQLDESSAKCRASLAAASDEHLSKPWKFSYGETIISHAPRSQSFRQMCFDHLIHHTAQLGVYLRLNDIPVPALYGPSADEQWSA; this is translated from the coding sequence ATGACCATCTCAGAAATTCTCCTCCAGGACTTCGACACCGAAGTCTCCAACACGCGCCGCACCCTCGAGCGCGTCCCAGAAGGCAAAACCGACTGGAAGTGTCATGACAAATCCATGCCCTTCGGCAGGCTCGCCATGCACTGCGCCACCCTCCTCATGTTCGGCCACTACATCCTCGAAGACGACGGCATGGACATGGCCAACTCAAAACGCCCTCACATGCCTCTCGAGTTCACCACACGCGAAAATGCGCTGAAGCAGCTCGACGAAAGCTCCGCCAAATGCCGCGCATCGCTCGCTGCCGCATCTGACGAACACCTTTCAAAGCCCTGGAAGTTCTCCTACGGCGAAACGATCATCTCGCACGCTCCACGCTCCCAATCCTTCCGCCAGATGTGCTTCGACCACCTCATCCACCACACCGCGCAGCTAGGCGTCTATCTCCGCCTCAACGACATCCCTGTCCCCGCACTCTACGGCCCCTCCGCCGACGAGCAGTGGTCAGCCTGA
- a CDS encoding amidohydrolase family protein: protein MAAGVASVDHAYQLSDSTMKAMKEKQIYAVPTFAISEYFADHAASKPAEARERQLIVYHAAEFKKQLAAGVPVAMGSDVGPFPHGTQARELELMVEFGMNPAAALQADLLNGARLLGWSGQIGELKAGYFADVIAVPGDPLENISATTKVVFVMKNGVVYKRP from the coding sequence GTGGCTGCTGGGGTAGCTTCGGTGGATCATGCGTATCAGTTGAGCGATTCGACGATGAAGGCTATGAAGGAGAAGCAGATTTATGCTGTGCCTACGTTTGCGATCAGCGAATATTTCGCGGACCACGCTGCGAGCAAACCGGCAGAGGCAAGGGAGAGGCAGTTGATTGTGTATCATGCGGCCGAGTTTAAGAAGCAGCTTGCGGCTGGGGTGCCGGTGGCGATGGGAAGTGATGTGGGGCCGTTTCCGCATGGCACGCAGGCTCGTGAGCTGGAGTTGATGGTGGAGTTTGGAATGAACCCAGCGGCGGCGTTGCAGGCGGATCTGCTGAATGGAGCGAGGCTGCTGGGTTGGTCGGGGCAGATTGGGGAGTTGAAGGCTGGATACTTTGCGGATGTGATCGCTGTGCCGGGAGATCCGTTGGAGAATATCTCGGCGACGACGAAGGTGGTGTTTGTGATGAAGAATGGGGTCGTTTACAAGCGGCCTTGA
- a CDS encoding DUF1015 domain-containing protein has product MARLYPFRALRYDPARVNMEDVVTQPYDKITPAMQQRYYEASPYNLIRIILGKHEPGDTDPQDFLPAGEQAHNVYTRAAETLREWRHDRILAEESEPAVYGYSQTYTVPGTDETRERRGFIALGHLYDYADKVVYRHEQTFPKHKSDRLALFKATRAYCEQIYMLYSDPAFTAEKLIFGASGPNGPDTAPADLAITDEYNVVHRVWKISDPNIINLLLTAMADKKLIIADGHHRYETSVAYAKERSAQLKLPFKQPIPGDEHGSPSVIADGDTRSTLPTPAFPEAAMMMTFVNMDAPGITILPTHRVVHGLPSFSSPDFVTKASAYFNIKELATPDLTVLNATHGTAFLAATGDGNYLMTPKPDVIAQALKAISPRQAQLDVVQLHSIILDKLLGLDQDTITRLGNVRYIREASEATALVTSGDADIAFLIKPITLAQLRDISLSGDVMPQKSTDFYPKLLSGLAIYALD; this is encoded by the coding sequence ATGGCCCGTCTCTACCCTTTCCGCGCCCTCCGTTACGACCCCGCCCGCGTCAACATGGAAGACGTCGTCACCCAGCCCTACGACAAGATCACTCCGGCCATGCAGCAGCGCTACTACGAAGCCAGTCCCTACAACCTCATCCGCATCATCCTCGGCAAACACGAGCCCGGCGACACCGACCCCCAGGACTTCCTCCCCGCAGGTGAGCAGGCACACAACGTCTACACCCGCGCCGCCGAAACCCTCCGCGAATGGCGCCACGACCGCATCCTCGCCGAGGAATCCGAGCCCGCCGTCTACGGCTACTCCCAGACCTACACCGTCCCCGGCACCGACGAGACCCGCGAACGCCGCGGCTTCATCGCCCTCGGCCACCTCTACGATTACGCCGACAAGGTCGTCTACCGCCACGAGCAGACCTTCCCCAAGCACAAGTCCGACCGCCTCGCACTCTTCAAGGCCACCCGCGCATACTGTGAGCAGATCTACATGCTCTACTCCGACCCCGCCTTCACCGCTGAAAAACTAATCTTCGGCGCCAGCGGCCCCAATGGCCCCGACACCGCTCCAGCCGACCTCGCCATTACCGACGAATACAACGTCGTCCATCGCGTCTGGAAGATCTCCGATCCCAACATCATCAATCTGCTCCTCACCGCCATGGCGGACAAAAAGCTCATCATTGCCGACGGCCACCATCGCTACGAGACTTCCGTCGCCTACGCCAAGGAGCGCTCCGCCCAACTCAAGCTCCCCTTCAAGCAGCCCATCCCCGGCGACGAACACGGTTCTCCCTCAGTCATCGCCGACGGCGACACCCGCTCGACCCTTCCCACCCCCGCCTTCCCCGAAGCAGCCATGATGATGACCTTCGTCAACATGGACGCACCCGGCATCACTATCCTGCCGACCCACCGCGTCGTCCACGGTCTGCCCAGCTTCAGTTCGCCCGACTTCGTCACCAAAGCCAGTGCTTACTTCAACATCAAAGAGCTCGCCACCCCCGACCTGACCGTCCTCAACGCCACCCACGGCACCGCCTTCCTCGCCGCAACCGGCGACGGCAACTATCTCATGACTCCAAAGCCCGACGTCATCGCACAAGCCCTCAAAGCCATCTCTCCGCGCCAGGCCCAGCTCGACGTCGTCCAGCTCCACTCCATCATCCTCGACAAGCTCCTCGGCCTCGATCAGGACACCATCACCCGCCTCGGCAACGTCCGCTATATCCGCGAGGCCTCCGAAGCCACCGCTCTGGTCACCAGCGGCGATGCGGACATCGCCTTCCTCATCAAGCCCATTACCCTCGCCCAGCTCCGCGACATCTCGCTATCTGGAGACGTCATGCCGCAAAAATCCACCGACTTTTACCCCAAACTCCTCAGCGGCCTAGCCATCTACGCCCTCGACTAA
- a CDS encoding amidohydrolase family protein produces the protein MARHLSILFRRTFILLAIATCPSFAANPKLIIRNARIMTMAANQREPINGYLAIASDGSIQAVAPGEPPASLHADKIVDAHGDFMIPGFISAHSHLWQAAYRGLAADKTLPGWIDDLYGKHASKASPEDMYWFALLGSLDHLEHGVTTAYNFTYGGRAKTADLNNQFEEAQFRGAQESGIRFVHSYSPDRMSPNITIEQARTRLKTFLDWTAAQPPDSHFLSVMIGGMTAFNNTYQQAVMEAAMMKEFHLGNQTHYIEAPDDQGEQRSKFRWMQESGLLNNQLIFGHFIHADDFILEQTAKVGASMSWNPLSNGRLASGTADIPKYLKMGIRVGMGVDGEASADLADPFENMRTGLYAIHDKYEDATVMSPYQVLWLHTMGSADVLNVKDKLGSLEPGKFADFLLINPKRLGVSLEDPYANLVLIAAERDIDSVYVGGEVMVEHNQLLHHDLDKVQSESDHRVLAQH, from the coding sequence ATGGCCAGGCATCTCTCAATCCTCTTCCGCAGGACGTTCATCCTCCTCGCGATCGCGACTTGTCCATCATTCGCCGCGAATCCCAAGCTCATCATCCGCAACGCGCGCATTATGACGATGGCCGCCAACCAACGCGAGCCCATCAACGGCTATCTAGCCATCGCATCAGACGGCTCAATTCAGGCCGTAGCACCCGGCGAGCCGCCAGCCAGCCTCCACGCCGACAAAATCGTCGACGCCCACGGCGACTTCATGATTCCCGGCTTCATCTCCGCGCACAGCCACCTCTGGCAGGCAGCCTACCGCGGTCTCGCCGCCGACAAAACCCTCCCCGGCTGGATCGACGACCTCTACGGCAAACACGCATCCAAAGCCTCACCCGAAGACATGTATTGGTTCGCTCTCCTCGGCTCACTCGACCATCTTGAACACGGCGTCACCACCGCCTACAACTTCACCTACGGCGGACGAGCCAAAACCGCCGACCTGAATAACCAATTCGAAGAGGCCCAGTTTCGCGGTGCGCAGGAGTCCGGCATCCGTTTCGTTCACAGCTACTCCCCCGACCGAATGTCTCCCAACATCACCATCGAGCAGGCGCGCACGCGCCTCAAGACCTTCCTAGACTGGACTGCCGCTCAACCACCCGACTCACACTTTCTCAGCGTCATGATCGGTGGAATGACTGCCTTCAACAACACCTACCAGCAGGCAGTGATGGAAGCGGCCATGATGAAAGAGTTCCACCTCGGCAATCAGACTCATTACATCGAAGCGCCCGACGACCAGGGCGAGCAACGGTCAAAGTTTCGCTGGATGCAAGAAAGCGGCCTGCTCAACAACCAACTCATCTTCGGTCACTTCATCCACGCAGACGACTTCATCCTCGAGCAAACCGCCAAAGTCGGCGCTTCCATGTCCTGGAACCCACTCTCCAATGGTCGCCTCGCGTCTGGAACGGCAGACATCCCGAAATATCTCAAGATGGGCATCCGCGTTGGCATGGGCGTCGATGGCGAAGCCAGCGCCGATCTCGCCGACCCCTTCGAAAACATGCGCACCGGCCTCTACGCCATCCACGACAAGTACGAAGACGCCACTGTCATGAGCCCCTACCAGGTCCTCTGGCTACACACCATGGGATCCGCCGACGTCCTCAACGTAAAAGACAAATTAGGTTCACTCGAACCCGGCAAGTTCGCCGACTTTCTCCTCATCAACCCAAAGCGTCTCGGCGTCTCACTCGAAGACCCCTACGCGAACCTCGTTCTCATCGCTGCGGAGCGTGACATCGACAGCGTCTACGTCGGCGGCGAAGTGATGGTCGAGCACAATCAGCTTCTCCATCACGACCTCGACAAAGTTCAGTCCGAATCCGACCACCGCGTTCTCGCCCAGCACTAA
- a CDS encoding ABC-F family ATP-binding cassette domain-containing protein yields the protein MPPIVNAQGLTKAFGATPLFREISFTVSDGDRIGLIGPNGAGKSTLLKVLAGDEDADAGDVAVRKRARVGYVQQESVFAPGVTVREVLEAALVRAKVAEGEHEGRLRETSGRTGFPSLDAEAARLSGGWRKRLAIAEAVVTHPDVLLLDEPTNHLDLAGIAWLEELLNEGSFACVLISHDRYFLENVATEIVELNRVYAEGLLRVKGTYSKFIEGKQAYMEAQSKLQDALKNRVKIEVDWLRRGPKARSTKAKARIDNAQDLIGQLKEVNSRVQTSSAGIDFSATDRQTKRLVELEDVSVVLGDRKIVEGLNFLVTSGMRVGLVGPNGSGKTTLLRLLTGELEPSKGTIKKAPSLKIVYFSQMRELEEEVTLRRALAPDSDSVVYQGRVVHVASYATKFLFTSEQLNQPVERLSGGERARVLIAKLMLEPADLLLLDEPTNDLDIATLEILEESLLEYTGALVLVTHDRYMLDRVSTIVLGLDGRGGAEMFADYSQWEQWRGVKVEDAIAPGAAGVAVSPAVPATASNGASGGKKKLSYLEAREYAGIEAAVEAAEDRLQKARETIEDPAVAVDAARLTAALAEMEAAQSVADELYARWAELTEKVG from the coding sequence ATGCCACCAATCGTAAATGCGCAGGGTTTGACTAAGGCCTTTGGCGCGACGCCTTTGTTTCGTGAGATCAGTTTTACTGTGAGTGATGGAGATCGTATTGGGCTAATTGGGCCTAATGGCGCGGGGAAGTCCACATTGCTGAAGGTGCTTGCAGGCGATGAAGATGCCGATGCCGGGGATGTTGCGGTGCGGAAGCGGGCGCGGGTGGGATATGTGCAGCAGGAGTCGGTGTTTGCGCCTGGGGTGACGGTACGTGAGGTGTTGGAGGCCGCGCTGGTGCGCGCGAAGGTGGCCGAGGGGGAGCATGAGGGACGGCTGCGAGAAACGAGTGGGCGGACGGGTTTTCCGAGTCTTGATGCGGAGGCTGCGAGGCTGAGTGGAGGGTGGAGAAAGCGGCTGGCGATTGCGGAGGCGGTGGTGACGCATCCGGATGTGCTACTGCTCGATGAGCCTACGAACCATTTGGATTTAGCCGGGATTGCGTGGCTGGAGGAGCTGCTGAATGAGGGTAGTTTTGCTTGCGTGCTTATTAGCCATGATCGTTATTTTCTTGAGAATGTTGCGACAGAGATAGTGGAACTGAACCGTGTGTATGCGGAAGGCCTTCTGCGGGTGAAGGGGACGTACTCGAAGTTCATCGAGGGCAAGCAGGCGTATATGGAGGCGCAGAGCAAGCTGCAGGATGCGCTGAAGAATCGCGTGAAGATCGAGGTGGACTGGCTGCGTCGGGGGCCGAAGGCGAGGAGTACGAAAGCAAAGGCGCGGATCGATAATGCGCAGGATTTGATTGGGCAGTTGAAAGAGGTCAACTCGCGAGTGCAGACGTCGAGCGCGGGGATCGATTTTTCCGCGACGGATCGGCAGACGAAGCGGCTGGTAGAGCTGGAGGATGTTTCGGTTGTGCTGGGGGACCGGAAGATTGTTGAGGGGTTGAATTTTCTGGTGACCTCGGGGATGCGCGTGGGGTTGGTGGGGCCGAATGGGAGCGGGAAGACTACGCTGCTGCGGCTGTTGACTGGCGAGTTGGAGCCTTCGAAGGGGACGATCAAGAAAGCTCCTTCGTTGAAGATTGTCTACTTCAGCCAGATGCGAGAGCTCGAGGAAGAGGTGACTCTGCGGCGGGCGCTGGCTCCGGATTCGGACTCTGTGGTGTACCAGGGCCGGGTGGTGCATGTGGCTAGTTATGCTACGAAGTTTTTGTTTACGAGTGAGCAGCTGAATCAGCCAGTGGAGCGTTTGAGTGGGGGAGAACGGGCTCGGGTGTTGATTGCGAAGCTGATGCTGGAGCCTGCGGATTTGTTGTTGCTCGATGAGCCCACGAATGATCTGGATATTGCGACGCTGGAGATTCTTGAGGAGAGTTTGCTCGAGTACACCGGGGCTCTCGTCTTAGTGACCCACGATCGTTACATGTTGGATCGGGTGTCGACGATTGTGCTGGGGCTGGATGGGCGCGGTGGCGCGGAGATGTTCGCGGATTACTCGCAGTGGGAGCAGTGGAGGGGCGTGAAGGTGGAGGATGCGATTGCTCCGGGGGCTGCGGGGGTTGCGGTTTCGCCTGCTGTTCCTGCGACGGCTTCAAATGGAGCGTCTGGTGGGAAGAAGAAACTGTCCTATCTGGAGGCTCGGGAGTATGCGGGGATCGAGGCTGCGGTGGAGGCGGCTGAGGATCGGCTGCAGAAGGCCAGGGAGACGATTGAGGATCCTGCGGTTGCGGTGGATGCGGCACGGTTGACTGCTGCGCTGGCGGAGATGGAGGCGGCGCAGTCGGTGGCGGATGAATTGTATGCGCGGTGGGCAGAGCTGACGGAGAAGGTTGGGTAG
- the murI gene encoding glutamate racemase encodes MTERPAAQPNTAKSLTIGVFDSGFGGLTVLRALLALIPDAHYIFLGDTARLPYGSKSRETVARYAVSSAKFLQAQGADLLVIACNTATALALPDIQEALPIPVIGVVEPGAHAALTTSSFPDGPHHVLVLATAATVQSHAYTRALNALGLEACEKACPLLVPLVEEGWTNHPVTDDVLKIYLTEALAAAPATQTLLLGCTHYPLIEQAIHRTLDAIGHPLTIIDSADAAARATAALVARQFPNRTSDAKPTCTFYATDSIEKFQRLGSNFLGKPVAEVNLIDLGG; translated from the coding sequence ATGACCGAAAGACCCGCAGCCCAACCAAACACCGCAAAGTCCCTCACCATCGGCGTCTTCGACTCTGGCTTCGGCGGTCTCACCGTCCTCCGGGCTCTTCTCGCCCTCATCCCTGACGCGCATTACATCTTCCTCGGCGACACAGCTCGTCTCCCCTACGGCTCCAAGTCGCGCGAGACCGTCGCGCGTTACGCCGTCTCCAGCGCAAAGTTCCTCCAAGCCCAGGGCGCCGACCTTCTCGTCATCGCCTGCAACACCGCCACCGCACTCGCCCTCCCAGACATTCAGGAAGCCCTCCCGATCCCCGTCATCGGAGTAGTGGAACCCGGCGCCCACGCCGCCCTCACGACTTCAAGCTTTCCCGACGGCCCACACCACGTCCTCGTCCTCGCCACCGCCGCCACGGTCCAATCCCACGCCTACACCCGCGCGCTCAATGCCCTCGGCCTCGAAGCCTGCGAAAAGGCGTGTCCCCTCCTAGTCCCTCTCGTCGAAGAAGGCTGGACCAACCATCCCGTCACCGACGATGTCCTGAAGATCTATCTCACCGAGGCCCTAGCCGCCGCCCCCGCGACCCAAACCCTTCTCCTCGGCTGCACCCACTATCCCCTCATCGAACAGGCCATCCACCGCACCCTCGACGCCATCGGCCACCCGCTCACCATCATCGACTCTGCCGACGCGGCCGCCCGCGCCACCGCCGCCCTCGTAGCCCGGCAATTTCCCAATCGCACCAGCGACGCCAAACCCACTTGCACCTTCTACGCCACCGACTCCATCGAAAAATTTCAGCGACTAGGTTCCAACTTTCTCGGCAAGCCCGTCGCCGAAGTCAATCTCATCGACCTCGGGGGCTAA